The DNA sequence tctAAGAAAGGCAGAGTGCAAAGAACAGAAGCAATGTACCTTTTTGAATTATGCACACTGCCTTCCTTTCATgtagaattgctgcaggtctatGCTCTCCATTTCATTCATTATATTCTTCAAATGAAGGttataatttgaataaaacagataaacatacatttttccattCTTGATTTGCAGTGATACTTTACAATACAATAGGGAAGAAACaagaaaatataagtatatttaaaatgattaagCATAAGAGATTCGGTATTAACTTGTATCTTGTCAATTGTGTCAATCTAAATGTAAAGCAAAACTCTTAAGATCATTGGCTAATACTTGTTTTTGTTTGCCTTTTCTGTCAATATTCAGGACCATCCAAGAAAGTACTGCGCTTTGAAATTTCCAAAGAAGGCAGTAACTTTTTAATTATTGGTGAAGCGGACCTTTGGCTGTTCCTAAAGTTGTCCAAGGCTAATCGAAGTCGCACCAAACTGACTATACGATTGTACCACCAGCAAAGAGGTCAGAAAGACCAGCGTGGATCTGAGAGCAACAAAAGTGAACTGCTTATTGCAGAAAAAGTAGTGGATACAAGGAAAAGTGGATGGCATACGTTTCCCATAGCTGGTAGCATCCAACGTTTACTTAATTATGGCAAATCAACCATAGATATCAGAGTAGCTTGTGATCAATGCCAGGAGGCAGGGGCTACACCTGTCTTGCTtggaaaaaggaagaagaaggacGATGAAGACAAAGAAGCAGGGGTATCAGgtgcagaagaagaaaaagagcaATCACATAGGCCTTTCCTAATGATTGTGGCCCGGCAGACAGATGAGCACCCCCATAGAAGAAAAAAACGTGGCTTAGAGTGTGATGGTAAAGTTAGCATTTGTTGCAAGAAGCATTTCTACGTCAGCTTCAAAGACATTGGTTGGAGTGATTGGATCATAGCACCTCCTGGCTACCATGCCAATTATTGTGAGGGAGACTGCCCTAGCCATATTGCTGGAACTACTGGCTCATCCTTGTCTTTTCACTCCACAGTTATAAACCAGTACAGACTAAGGGGCCAAAGTCCCTTCACCAGCATCAAATCCTGCTGTGTGCCCTCTAAGCTTAGAGCTATGTCCATGTTGTACTATGATGACGGTCAGAATATAATCAAAAAGGATATTCAAAATATGATTGTGGAGGAATGTGGCTGCTCATAAAGTTAAAAAGAGCATTGTCATTGTCAGCATTGCGTTGAAAATACACTAATCAAGAGAAGTGCAAATGAACAAAGATCAAAAGTCAAAGTTATCAGGGTTTGGGTGGTGAACTTGATTCACAGTAAACAGCCTGCAGCAATTTTTATCCAAACGTGGAAACCCCTTTTTAAGCACGACtgtggattttattttaaataaaagcacaagaacaaatataaagctatttataaaatgtttgcatATCTGACAGGTGCTTCTGTTACTGCACATGCGGGTATACAAATGTGTATAAATAGGTACACTGTAAAGATATCCAGAGAGTCATGTTTGATGCCATGTTGTCAGTCAGCAGTTCATAGTTTCAGAAGATAAATACATTGCGCAGGTAATCTCACCTTCTTCCTCTGCACTATCCttgcaaaagtataaaaaatacagaaaaaaggcaaacaaaGTTAAATTTCACTACGGTGCTGATGATCATAGAACTATGCAACTTTTTGGGTTTGAAAACCGTTTACCTGAGAATTAAAAGAGAGACTTTTACAGTGGAAGCAACgtaaatatttttgttctttcaTGAGAGATACTTGAAAGGAACATGTTGGTCCAGGTTCTGGATCCAAACAtttctatattttgtttaaaaaaaaaaaaagaaaaagaaaaatgtaaatgtttctttttttttttaatttgcactacAACAGTATTTGACCGCCTAATATTCTTATTTAACAAGTATTTTCGAGAGAGGTTTTATGAGCTGCACTTAACATGAGCTATACCAGAATTGCTACAGCACACAGCAAAATAGCTATTTTTATgactattttcatttttttctacctTCAATGATACACCTACACCAAAGACATTAGCATGGAGAATTAACAGTCTGTCTATGACTGACAATCACAGGCAGATAGgaaagaatatatttaaaggatcaaGTGTATATAAAAAGTTATTCAAAGCCAAAATAGTATATTCTATCTAGATTCATTTATGGGCAACTGTGCtgctttaaagcatttttttttcttttctataaggagggaaaaaaaacacttcggCAACTTACATGTCTGGCTTTGTTTGGCCTTAATTTGCCCACTGTATACACTGGGtagaaaaattatcaacatgatgCTGAAATAAGTCGCCTCTTTTTTATGCAgttgttttgaaataaaatgcaagctttatactgtatagcagatatatttttttctccaaattatccaaaatgaACTTTACAAATTAGCTAACTGCCACAGTGTATTTTGCTGAATTATTAATTAGCGGCATAATAATATTGACCACTGCTTAATGAAAGTTTTTGATCATTTTGCATGGTAAAACTCTTCTTGTTTTATTGCAGCTGGTTAAGTACTATTTAAATaagtaacaaaaatgtaatactCAGATAATTGAAAGTGAGAATATCAATATTTTCGTTTTTACTGCGGCAGCAGACATTTCAGCAAATTGTTTTCCACAATTTCAATTGTTTTGtaagtatgtatatgtgtataagagcaaacagattttttttcctttgtataatTATCAAAACACATACCTGTAACTATTTTCTATCTAATTTATTCCACAGTATTTAGCTTGCATTGTAAAGCAAATGGTGTATTGatgtatttgtctttttttatacaaatacgTTTTTCTGACTTGTTTGCAGTTtgcaaagaaaggaaaagaaaatagaacatattgtaatattttacaCTGATGTATATATATGATAAGTCATTTTCATTTGGCAAAATTCTTATGATAAATGTGTAAGGCAGTAGGTGGAAGAAAATAGATACACTAATACCACTGTGTTGTGGTTGATGTAACAGCATTTGTTATTTtcaaaagttaacttttattactaAGAATGATTCTTTTTTTGTCACTATCTGAAAATGGTAAAAACCCTGTAAAGCACTTATGTGCATGTACAGTACACTAAAACGAAAAAAATAACTGTTCCTCTTAGCTTACATccttacaaaatataaaaaaagaaaacaaatacagtttGCCCAAGGCAGTGCCAAATCACTACTCACACAATCTGTTTCCCATACATATGGAAAAAAGTGTTCAGTAAAATACAGTTCCATCTTTCACAGATAACACTCTAAAACTATTAAGGCCACTGTTAAACCTTATGTTGAGACTGAATTGAGTAGTGTTCATCCCAATATTATCTAAAGACTCCAATATTTAATAGAAACCTAAGGCAAATCCCATAGTTATCTGAATGCAGAGAGCTTGTTATCTGAAAACAGCAGCTAGAAATAAATGGGTATGAGAATGTGTGGCCATAAGATATAGATAATACACTGAAAATGctgttataacacaaaaaaatattgttaaaatgtaaaaaaaaacttgtttcaaGAATATTATACACCATCTTATagcatttatacatataataactTGGATAAATGACACTCAAAAAATCTCTCCCTCttttttttagtgtcactatAATAATGTTCAGCCaatgtaatatattttggcaTTATTTAAACATTCAGGTTACTGTTGAttattggagtttaataaattcatatgttAAGATGCATTAGGAAATACTGCTCCCTGTGCTCTTCAAGAATCCAGTATTGATCCTATCAATTTTATTTCCACTCTGTTGTTTCCagttagattttatatatatatatatatatatatatatatatatatatatatatatatatatatatatatatatatatatatatatatatatataataagatttATGACTTTGTCATACAGTACATGCATTTAATCACTTAAGTAGAATAGTTACACATCATCAATGTATTTGGGAGCAGGTGCCGCTATATAGGAACAGTTATTCTGTTGATTATGCTTTTACGATATACAAAGACACAGGTATCTGTCATGTCCCTGTAAACTTAAAAGGAACTATGAAGAGAGTCTATGAAAAAATAATAGGAAAAGTGAAGAAGGTGATGGAAAAGAAAATAAGAACCTGTTAGCTTTGGGCCCAAAATAGAGCTGCATTCATAACATATCTTAAAGCAGGACTGTTCTTGCCCGAGTTATACCAATAGCTTATTCATTGATGGTTCAAGtagaaagtggaaaaaaaatgcttgatAACATGAGAGAAAGAGGATGTTAATCAAGGCTGGCCACATGGAACAGCATAAAGAAGAGTTTATTTTAATGAATCTTTATGGCTACAAATAGCAATAGAAATTGTTACCACATTTTACTGGTTTTGTAGATCCTGTTATGCTCAAAAcaaccacccttttaaggtaGCTGTGCAAGAAAACTAATTACTTGTAAATGCTACCACATTTTTTCTGAACTCTCAAATCACTTTCTATATCCCTAAATGAGCTTTTCTTcattttcgtaaaaaaaaaaagaatcatttctATTCTCCCGTTTTCATAAAATTATCTCAAGGACTCATTACatctttaatttgaaatttgtatGAATTTAAGGTCTCATCAACATAGTTCAGTATTCTAGAAATTTTTCTCAGTCCATTATGGTGGGTGCCCTATAAGTTGCAGCTCCAGACATTTCATCCATTTCTTGTCCCAATAAGAATTTTCATGAGAATATCCATATTGTTACATGTAATAGTCAAATAAATGACATTAATTATTGTTAATTTGACATATTCAATACTCTTGGAGTATTGCACAGTAGCCTTTCAGTGTTTGAAATTAAGGCTTATATTTTAGGGAAGAAAGTGCTGGCTCTGATGTTATGTCAAATATGAGAAGAAATTTCCACTTACAAAAAAATAAGATTATTTATTCTTCTAGGTTACTatatcataaaatgtatttattttgtatgataaACAAAACAACATTGTAAATCCCTAAATAGTTTCGTACTTCTTTACACTTTTAACTTTAGTGACCAACTTATTCTCAATAATTATATTAT is a window from the Xenopus laevis strain J_2021 chromosome 6L, Xenopus_laevis_v10.1, whole genome shotgun sequence genome containing:
- the inhba.L gene encoding inhibin beta A chain, which produces MPAHLLKGVCLVLCWIIVRSSPTPGSEGHSSVNDCPSCALAKFQKDVPSSQSDMVEAVKKHILNMLHLRDRPNITQTVPKAALLNAIKKLHVGKVGDDGQVQIEDVIAGRAEMNEISEQTSEIITFAESGPSKKVLRFEISKEGSNFLIIGEADLWLFLKLSKANRSRTKLTIRLYHQQRGQKDQRGSESNKSELLIAEKVVDTRKSGWHTFPIAGSIQRLLNYGKSTIDIRVACDQCQEAGATPVLLGKRKKKDDEDKEAGVSGAEEEKEQSHRPFLMIVARQTDEHPHRRKKRGLECDGKVSICCKKHFYVSFKDIGWSDWIIAPPGYHANYCEGDCPSHIAGTTGSSLSFHSTVINQYRLRGQSPFTSIKSCCVPSKLRAMSMLYYDDGQNIIKKDIQNMIVEECGCS